The sequence TAGGCCAGTAAGAAACTCATGTAGGTACGTATGAAGTAGACACGAGCATTCGGAGTCCCAAACGAATTTCGATTTTGTCCAATCGATTCTCGGTTTtttgggtttatcaaaatcagctccattcggattatatgaaagtttgaTTCAGAATCGGTTCGGATTCTATCGAGTTCAGGTTGGATTTAGTAAATCTTAAAAGAATTATTACAACCCGATGTACTTTCGGGTTTGGATTTCAATTGCTTCTTCAGTTTAAAAGTACATGATTTGTATCTACTCTATAGACATAACATAAGTAAAATTAGTTTTTCGGTTTTAAAATATCTGATttatacctattttgtaacaaaaacataagtaaaatcgattgaaaaacaagaaaagaacaTCAAATTAACATGAGcaatcaaaatcaaacaaaaagtaaacataaattgatagaaagaaaatcaaataaatagaaCTAAATTTTcatgaaatgaaaaacattattcaatgaaaacaaaaccaaaatctaataaGCATCGACCGCCACCTTCAACCattaatagataattattttagatgttcaataatatcttaatgTATTTAGGATACATATTAGGACTTGAGATATGTTtagtacaaattttttttttgtgggatTTTGAATGTTTTGGGTTCTATCGGGTAACAATTTaggatcggttcggttcggataatgcCATAACCAATTTAAGATTCATTCAGTGTGGGTGGGGTTCGGATCATTTTTATTGGATCGGATTTTCGGGTTCAGTAAAGCTAATCAAAGCTTGAGGTGAAATGGGATGAGAGGCAAGCCCAGTAAGGCCCAGATATGAAGTGCAGATAAataatctttgtttttgttaaaagcTTTTATCATACCCAACAACACAAAGGCCCAATAGATGAAGGATCAGATAAATGAAAACATAACTTGAAAGCTTTAATCCTATCCTATCCCATCTTATCTTCGTTCTATCTCTTCATTGCGAATTCGAAGCAAGACCTCAATAACTCTAACGCCACAGCGGCGCCTGGAATTGAGAAATAGGTGTTGGTTTTTGTTTTCCATTCAAAGTGATTGATATAAATCCCAATTTGGTCTGTTTTTAATCCGAAGGAAGACAAAAACTAAGGTACCATTTCCCCTCGATCTAGTTAGTTACTGCTGGCTGAGGATCGTTgtcagaaagaaagaaaagaataagaggAGATGGCCTCTCACTCGCAGGTCTCTTTTCCTCTTGTTTAACATGAATGATGATCAATTCGCCCCTCCCTCACCGAACCGAACCAATTGTTTTTTAATAACAGGTTTTGGTGGAAGAGAAATCGAGTGTTAGAATATTGACACTGAACAGACCAAAGCAGCTGAATGCTCTGTCCTTCCAAATGGTATTGAATCTTCCTCCCTAATGCGCAATTGGTTTCGTCATGATGACTCAAATCAATCTTCTATTTGTTAGATATCTCGGTTGCTGCAACTGTTCCTTGCATATGAGGAGGACCCTAGTGTGAAACTTGTTATCCTTAAGGTAAAATCACTATCCTTATTATGTTTGCTCTCTCACACACAGTGGaataactaactaactaactaactaactttTGCCACAGGGTCAGGGAAGAGCCTTTTGTGCTGGTGGTGATGTTTCAGCTGTCGTTCGTGACATCGGACAAGGTAATGTATAATATGTTATCcatcttttccttttcttttccttttcttacTTTCTCTATTTCCGTGGACTAACTAGGCAATTGGAGACTCGGTGCCAAGTTCTTCGCAGATGAATACATGCTCAACTATGTTATGGCCACCTATACCAAACCTCAGGTCCCTCCTTCCTTTCAATGAATTACTCGTATAACGCTCATCATGTGTTCCTTCCTTCGTTTTCCATTAGGTTTCAATTTTGAATGGTATTGTCATGGGAGGCGGAGCTGGTGTCTCCGTCCATGGTCCATTTCGTATTGCTACTGAGAACACGGTATTCTCCATGTCCATTTATGAAGACATATAAATGTCTCTCAAGTCTATATGCTCATATCTTTCTCGTTTTTCCAAGGTTTTTGCCATGCCCGAGACAGTTCTCGGGCTCTTTCCGGATGTAGGCGCTTCCTACTTCTTGTCTAGACTCCCTGGATTTTTTGGTAACAatactctctctttttttcttttgcatttcCTTTAGATCCACAGGCTATCTCCCTCTCTCACCCTTCTTGTTCAGGAGAGTATGTTGGCCTCACAGGAGCTAGGTTAGATGGCGCTGACATGCTTGCTTGTGGTCTTGCTACTCATTATCTTCCTTCAACAGTATGAATTTCCCTTTCTTAAATCTTTTGGTATTTCCCATCCGCCGGAACTTGACATGCTAATGCCGTTGGGTTCTTTATATTGACATTTGAAACCTCTGTAAAAACTTATGTCTCTATTTATCATCTTCATGCCAAGGAATGTTGGAGGTGTCTTTCCTGTCTTACGCTGTTGTCATATGTCTTTGGAATAGAGTCTTGTTCATCATGTTTATTTTCTCCAGCCAGCGTGATTAGCTGTTAGGACTTAGTGTTCATTACCAAATTtgtggactgtgatttggttatATCGTTCCTATTACATTCTTGAGTGACTTTTGACACTTGAGAGGTTTCTTATATTGAGCGACTACCGTCAAGCAATATTTACTCTGCAAAGGATTGTTACTTAGTCAGGTTACTCCTTGTACAGAGATTGACTGCATTGGAAGCAGAACTTTGCAGAGTTGATTCAAGTGATCCAGCCTTGGTCTCAACAATTCTCGATGCATACACACAGAATCCGCACCTTAAACAGCAGAGTGCTTACCACAGGCAAGTGTATATGATCATATCTTTAATTCTTTCTATTGTACCGGAGTTTGCTTAGTATCTTTTGGCATGCCAAAGTTTCACGCATTCTATGTCATGTGCTAAAACATTTGATCTGTTATTTATCATGATCACATCACATTACATGTTTATCATGTTTTAGGTAATCAATTTCTCATTAGAACTTGAATGAAAGATTTGTGACTTGTGAGGATCAAAGAGAGCAGAGTCAAACTGTTTCTTAGCTTTTccgtttgttttttttggggCAGGTTGGATGTTATTGATAGGTGCTTCTCGGGGAGAACAGTGGAAGAAATTATAGCTGCACTTGTGAGTTTTTCATCGATATAGTTGATATGTTGGATTGTGATGCTAGGTTGACTGATACACCGTTGACGATGCTCTCTATCATTGTATGTGCTGCTTAGGAGAGAGAGGCCACCCATGGAGGCGATGATTGGATCTCAAGCACTATTAGAGCATTGAAAAAGGCTTCACCAGCAAGCCTTAAAATCTCTCTTAGATCGGTTAGTTGCATCACACCtattcagagagagagagaatgatgGAAAGAGCTGACTGTGCGTACATATATTTTCAGATAAGAGAAGGAAGGTTGCAGGGGGTGGGGCAGTGCCTTAGCCGTGAGTATAGAATGGTGTGTCATGTGCTAAAGGGAGATATAAGCAAAGATTTTGTGGAGGTTCTGTCAACTTTCTCCCATTGTATATTCTTTCTTTTGAAAATGTCCTTGTTGTAGAGCCATAATTACAACAACTTGTCTTTCTTTCTTATGCAGGGGTGCAGAGCCATATTGATTGACAAAGATAAGAATCCAAAGGtttaacacacaaaaaaaatctctGTCCATTTATAATGTTTGCGGTGTAGATCGTTGATGTACTAGTTAAAATTACAGTGGGAGCCATGGCGGCTGGAGGAGATGAAGGATCGGATGGTAGAGCAGTACTTCAAGAGagtggaggaagaagaggatCTAAAGTTTCCAGCAAGGAAAAATTTGCCAGCCTTAGCAATGGCAAAGCTGTGAAATGGACAAGGTGATGGAGCACTATTGGGTTTAGGtctaaaaaggaaaataaatgtAATAAACTACTAGGTCTGTGTTGAATTGGCCGGCCTTGCATATTATATACCTACATACATGTAGTATTGTTAAATTTGAAACATGCAGTATTGATAATGCAAAAcagtgagaaagaaaaaaaattattattgtaaTCAAAGATGAGACCAAAGCAGAAGAGAGATGTTGAGAAGATTTTTGTTTTGGCTGTTGGAGGCACAACTATAACTATAAGGGGAATTGGGGCCTATGAccatgaaaaaaatcaatattcaCCCACTACCCAATTTACCTAACAGTTCGATACACGGCGTCACATATACATATTAATACCGTATTATCCTCTCCTTCAACCGGCGTAACCtgcaaaataaattaattaattattagatCCACAAAAGTAAATCGTGGCTTACTATTATTCACATCTTCTGATTTGCTACACATTCTTGCTTCTGGTAGATCACGACATCTTCTTCATC comes from Brassica rapa cultivar Chiifu-401-42 chromosome A02, CAAS_Brap_v3.01, whole genome shotgun sequence and encodes:
- the LOC103855358 gene encoding 3-hydroxyisobutyryl-CoA hydrolase 1 isoform X2, translating into MASHSQVLVEEKSSVRILTLNRPKQLNALSFQMISRLLQLFLAYEEDPSVKLVILKGQGRAFCAGGDVSAVVRDIGQGNWRLGAKFFADEYMLNYVMATYTKPQVSILNGIVMGGGAGVSVHGPFRIATENTVFAMPETVLGLFPDVGASYFLSRLPGFFGARLDGADMLACGLATHYLPSTRLTALEAELCRVDSSDPALVSTILDAYTQNPHLKQQSAYHRLDVIDRCFSGRTVEEIIAALEREATHGGDDWISSTIRALKKASPASLKISLRSIREGRLQGVGQCLSREYRMVCHVLKGDISKDFVEGCRAILIDKDKNPKWEPWRLEEMKDRMVEQYFKRVEEEEDLKFPARKNLPALAMAKL
- the LOC103855358 gene encoding 3-hydroxyisobutyryl-CoA hydrolase 1 isoform X1, coding for MASHSQVLVEEKSSVRILTLNRPKQLNALSFQMISRLLQLFLAYEEDPSVKLVILKGQGRAFCAGGDVSAVVRDIGQGNWRLGAKFFADEYMLNYVMATYTKPQVSILNGIVMGGGAGVSVHGPFRIATENTVFAMPETVLGLFPDVGASYFLSRLPGFFGEYVGLTGARLDGADMLACGLATHYLPSTRLTALEAELCRVDSSDPALVSTILDAYTQNPHLKQQSAYHRLDVIDRCFSGRTVEEIIAALEREATHGGDDWISSTIRALKKASPASLKISLRSIREGRLQGVGQCLSREYRMVCHVLKGDISKDFVEGCRAILIDKDKNPKWEPWRLEEMKDRMVEQYFKRVEEEEDLKFPARKNLPALAMAKL